In the Burkholderia cenocepacia genome, one interval contains:
- a CDS encoding cupin domain-containing protein — protein MADADLERKSWDQPEGASFNDWMEGRVARYATRRYDWDALKFQADYDPKYRRAQMRYVGTGGTGVAKDVNTVPAGNFTFSTMVIPAGNIGPSHIHIDVEEIFFVLRGKMKVICERDGETWEAILGERDLISVPPGVYRTEINIGEEDALMCVMLGSSKPITPTYPPDSPLAKIKR, from the coding sequence ATGGCGGACGCCGATCTCGAACGCAAGTCGTGGGACCAGCCGGAAGGCGCAAGCTTCAACGACTGGATGGAAGGGCGCGTCGCGCGCTATGCGACGCGGCGCTACGACTGGGACGCGCTGAAGTTCCAGGCCGATTACGACCCGAAGTACCGCCGTGCGCAGATGCGCTATGTCGGCACGGGCGGCACGGGCGTCGCGAAGGACGTCAACACGGTGCCGGCCGGCAACTTCACGTTCTCGACGATGGTCATCCCGGCCGGCAACATCGGCCCGAGCCACATCCATATCGACGTCGAGGAAATCTTCTTCGTGCTGCGCGGCAAGATGAAGGTGATCTGCGAGCGCGACGGCGAGACCTGGGAAGCGATCCTCGGCGAGCGCGACCTGATCTCGGTGCCGCCGGGCGTGTATCGCACGGAAATCAACATCGGCGAGGAAGATGCGCTGATGTGCGTGATGCTCGGTTCGTCGAAGCCGATCACGCCGACGTATCCGCCCGATTCGCCGCTCGCGAAGATCAAGCGCTGA